Proteins encoded in a region of the Sugiyamaella lignohabitans strain CBS 10342 chromosome B, complete sequence genome:
- the YPS3 gene encoding Yps3p (Aspartic protease; member of the yapsin family of proteases involved in cell wall growth and maintenance; attached to the plasma membrane via a glycosylphosphatidylinositol (GPI) anchor; GO_component: GO:0031225 - anchored component of membrane [Evidence IEA]; GO_component: GO:0046658 - anchored component of plasma membrane [Evidence IDA,IPI] [PMID 11016834]; GO_component: GO:0016020 - membrane [Evidence IEA]; GO_component: GO:0005886 - plasma membrane [Evidence IEA,IEA]; GO_function: GO:0004190 - aspartic-type endopeptidase activity [Evidence IEA,IEA]; GO_function: GO:0004190 - aspartic-type endopeptidase activity [Evidence IDA,ISS] [PMID 10191273]; GO_function: GO:0016787 - hydrolase activity [Evidence IEA]; GO_function: GO:0008233 - peptidase activity [Evidence IEA]; GO_process: GO:0031505 - fungal-type cell wall organization [Evidence IGI] [PMID 16087741]; GO_process: GO:0006508 - proteolysis [Evidence IEA,IEA]), producing MKFCSSAILSLLIATSVAAPSTKDYLYVKTKLKSVPKEDRLSKRAGYYDTPLANQIFQYVATFDLGTPAQTVEAMIDTGSSDLWVYTKSSGQNSSYSSADSSTYKLLNHDFEIQYVSGRASGDWAQDTLKIDGASITNQQFGTVSTGSESPAVFGIGLMTGESASTRYKNVPQSLVDQGYIARNVFSLYLDDLDVSEGGLLFGAVDSEKYIGQLYTVPITDNASFKVTLSSISSNGATLESSAIGGILDSGTSLTYLPRDTVSSIANHLGATYDYSEEAYFLDKIPSKSITYNFSGAAITVQGSELAIPASDFNLTGGSKPYVLSIFPNTQSSGYNLLGDSFLRSAYVVYDLDNNQISIAQSSWNSDSSDIKVISDTVPGAVAAPSGSSG from the coding sequence atgaaattttGCTCATCCGCtattctctctctcttgaTTGCTACGAGTGTGGCAGCGCCTAGCACTAAAGATTACCTTTACGTGAAAACAAAGCTCAAGAGTGTCCCTAAAGAAGACAGGCTCTCGAAAAGGGCAGGCTACTATGACACGCCACTAGCAAACcagatatttcagtatGTAGCTACTTTTGATCTTGGGACACCTGCTCAAACTGTGGAGGCCATGATTGATACTGGCTCAAGTGATCTCTGGGTTTACACCAAGTCGTCTGGACAAAACAGTTCATATAGCTCCGCGGATTCATCAACTTACAAGCTGTTAAACCATGACTTCGAGATTCAATATGTGTCGGGTAGAGCTAGTGGAGACTGGGCACAAGACACTTTGAAAATTGATGGAGCTTCAATCACCAACCAGCAGTTCGGTACTGTCTCGACAGGTTCTGAGTCCCCAGCTGTTTTCGGTATTGGTTTAATGACTGGTGAATCGGCCAGTACTAGATACAAGAATGTTCCACAGAGTCTTGTAGACCAGGGCTACATTGCCAGAAATGTGTTTTCTTTGTATCTCGATGACTTAGATGTATCAGAAGGCGGACTTCTATTTGGAGCAGTTGATTCTGAAAAGTACATTGGCCAATTATACACCGTCCCTATCACCGATAATGCCTCGTTTAAAGTCACCCTGAGCAGTATCTCAAGCAATGGAGCAACTTTGGAATCATCAGCCATTGGGGGAATTCTTGATTCTGGTACGTCATTAACATATTTGCCCAGAGATACTGTTTCGTCAATTGCAAACCATCTTGGCGCCACTTATGATTACAGCGAGGAAGCCTACTTTTTAGATAAGATTCCTTCAAAGAGTATTACTTACAACTTTTCGGGTGCAGCAATTACTGTTCAGGGATCGGAGCTCGCGATACCTGCATCTGACTTCAATCTGACCGGGGGATCCAAACCTTATGTGCTGAGTATCTTTCCCAATACCCAATCATCCGGATATAATCTCTTGGGCGACAGCTTCCTTAGAAGCGCTTATGTGGTATATGATCTCGACAACAACCAAATATCTATTGCTCAATCTAGCTGGAATAGTGACAGTTCAGATATTAAGGTTATTTCGGACACCGTACCTGGAGCTGTGGCTGCTCCaagcggcagcagcggatGA
- the BIO2 gene encoding biotin synthase (Biotin synthase; catalyzes the conversion of dethiobiotin to biotin, which is the last step of the biotin biosynthesis pathway; complements E. coli bioB mutant; GO_component: GO:0005739 - mitochondrion [Evidence IEA,IEA]; GO_component: GO:0005739 - mitochondrion [Evidence IDA] [PMID 14562095]; GO_function: GO:0051537 - 2 iron, 2 sulfur cluster binding [Evidence IEA]; GO_function: GO:0051539 - 4 iron, 4 sulfur cluster binding [Evidence IEA]; GO_function: GO:0004076 - biotin synthase activity [Evidence IEA,IEA]; GO_function: GO:0004076 - biotin synthase activity [Evidence IMP] [PMID 10525840]; GO_function: GO:0003824 - catalytic activity [Evidence IEA]; GO_function: GO:0051536 - iron-sulfur cluster binding [Evidence IEA,IEA]; GO_function: GO:0046872 - metal ion binding [Evidence IEA]; GO_function: GO:0016740 - transferase activity [Evidence IEA]; GO_process: GO:0009102 - biotin biosynthetic process [Evidence IEA,IEA,IEA]; GO_process: GO:0009102 - biotin biosynthetic process [Evidence IMP] [PMID 10525840]), which produces MIGRLSKGVLSSSHHAIALFHTGIPAFHSVSTTVTAGSSALNETIVPPATTSSDLSTLLQNVRDNTKVRTNWTREEISALYNSPLMDLVYAGATVHRKFHDPSEVQLCTLMNIKSGGCTEDCKYCAQSSRYDTGVKAEKVVTVEQVISEARLAKENGSTRFCMGAAWRDMKGRKSGLKRIANMVSEVNKLGLESCVTLGMVNEEQMKELKDAGLTAYNHNVDTSREYYPSVISTRSYDERLQTIDNVRKSGVSVCSGGILGLGESTEDHIGFLHTLSTMPEHPESVPVNKLVPIKGTPLGDRQAQEIQLPFDAVLRTVATARLIMPKSIIRLAAGRYTMKEQDQMMCFMAGANAIFTGKKMLTTMCNDWNDDKTMLSKWGMKPMKSFERKIKNAEKLSL; this is translated from the coding sequence ATGATTGGTAGACTATCTAAAGGAGTTTTGAGCAGTTCTCACCATGCAATTGCTTTGTTCCACACAGGAATCCCGGCTTTTCATAGCGTCAGTACAACAGTAACTGCTGGTTCTTCCGCTCTTAACGAAACTATTGTCCCCCCTGCGACTACATCCTCAGATCTCAGTACCCTGCTTCAAAATGTAAGAGATAACACGAAGGTGAGGACGAACTGGACGAGAGAAGAAATCTCGGCTCTATATAACTCACCCCTTATGGATTTAGTGTACGCAGGTGCTACGGTTCACAGGAAATTCCACGATCCATCGGAAGTTCAATTGTGCACTCTCATGAACATTAAGTCTGGCGGATGTACCGAAGATTGTAAATACTGTGCACAAAGTAGTAGATATGACACAGGTGTCAAAGCAGAAAAGGTTGTCACCGTAGAACAGGTCATTTCAGAAGCTCGTTTAGCCAAAGAGAATGGCTCTACAAGATTCTGTATGGGTGCAGCTTGGCGTGATATGAAGGGCCGGAAAAGCGGTCTCAAGAGAATTGCCAATATGGTCAGCGAAGTTAATAAGCTTGGCTTAGAGAGCTGTGTTACTTTAGGAATGGTCAATGAAGAACAGATGAAAGAATTAAAGGATGCAGGGCTTACAGCATATAACCACAATGTCGATACCTCAAGGGAGTATTATCCAAGTGTGATATCAACACGTTCATATGATGAAAGACTTCAGACCATCGATAATGTTCGTAAATCCGGCGTTAGTGTCTGTTCTGGTGGAATTTTGGGTCTAGGTGAGTCCACTGAAGATCATATTGGATTCCTGCACACCTTGTCAACTATGCCAGAGCATCCTGAATCGGTCCCTGTAAACAAACTTGTGCCTATCAAAGGAACTCCATTGGGCGATAGACAGGCCCAGGAAATCCAACTTCCTTTTGACGCTGTCCTTCGAACAGTTGCTACAGCAAGATTGATTATGCCCAAGTCCATTATCAGACTAGCGGCTGGTAGGTATACCATGAAGGAGCAAGATCAAATGATGTGTTTCATGGCTGGTGCAAATGCCATATTTACAGGCAAGAAAATGCTCACTACCATGTGTAACGACTGGAATGATGACAAAACTATGCTATCTAAATGGGGAATGAAACCAATGAAGAGCTTTGAAAGGAAGATTAAAAATGCAGAAAAGCTGTCTCTATAG